GATCTACACCGCCAAGGGGCGCCCGGCGACCAACCCACTGATCGTCCATGTGGCGAGTGTCGCGCAGGCGAAAACATTGGTCAAGACCTGGCCCGCCCTCGCCGACGAGCTGGCCGCCGCGCACTGGCCGGGGCCGCTCACCCTGGTGCTGGAGCGAGCCAACCACGTCCCGGATAGTGTCACCGCAGGCGGCCCGACGGTCGGTATCCGCATCCCGAGTCACCCGGTCGCGCTTGAGCTCCTGCGCCTCGCGGGGGTTCCGGTCGCCGCGCCCTCGGCTAATCGCAGTGAGGAAATCTCCCCGACGCGTGCCCAGCATGTCGCGGACTCACTCGGGGCGTTCGTGGACGACCTGCTGATCCTCGATGGCGGTGCCTGCGATGTGGGGATCGAGAGCACGGTCTTAGATGTCACGTGCGAGCCGCCGCGGGTCCTACGGCCGGGGATGTGCCTCCCCCCACTCGCACCGCTCGTGACCCCCTCCGGCTCCGCGAAGGGGGACGTTGCACGCTCGCCGGGACAGATGCTGCGGCACTATGCGCCTAAGAAGCCCACTCTGGTGCTAGGCTTCGGCGAGAAGTACACACAAGTGGAAGGCGATGCGTGGCTGACGCTCCCTGCCACACCCGAAGCCGCGGCCCAGGCGCTCTATGTCGAGCTACGGAGGCTCGACAGCGACCCCCATGTCGCACGTATCGTGCTCCCGGTTGTCCCAGACAGCCCCGAGTGGGACGCGATTCGGGACCGCCTACGGCGGGCCGCGACACCCCGTCACGAATAATTTAGAACGCTCGCTGATTTTTCACGTTTTTTTTACGCGACATTCACTGGGGCTTTACGCACGGGGCCTAAGATGGGAGCATCATGACTCTGACCACAACCTCCCTCGACACCCCGCACGCCGACGTGAGCGCGCTCAATACCCTCTCGCTCCGTGAGCGCCTCGCCTGGCTCCGGGCCTTAGACGCCCAGACTCCCTGTGGCTCGCTCTTGGTGCTGAGTGTGATCGAGCTGCATCAGCCGGTCGAGGGGCTCTACTCCCTCACTCCACAGGAGCTGCGGGCCTACTTCGCCAGCGGCTACGAGCTCACCCTACTCTCGTCGGAGCCCTGCCCCCACGGGATCGAGCACCGCTTCTTTCTGGTCAAGCAAAACTCACTGAGCCCCATCATGATCACCGAGGCCCTTCGTCGTCTCTTTCCCAGCACGCCTTCAGGTACGTGAGGCTCTCCCGCGCGATGGTCTCCGGGTCGGGGCTGTAGTCGAAGACCTCGACCGAGACATAGCCTGCAAAGTGGACCTCTTTCAGCGCGGCGGCGATGGGCACAAAGTCTATCTCGCCGAAGCCGGGACCGCGGCGGTTGGCATCGTTGGCGTGGACATGGACCGTGCGCGCACCAAACTGGCGGCAGAGCGCGGCGGGGGCATCGGGCCCCTCGGAGCACATGCTCTTGACATCCAGCATCATCCGAATGGCGGGATGGTTTATCTCCTCGACCATGCGCCAGGCATCGGACTGGGTGAGTAGAAAGTCCGCCTCGGGCCGGGGAAGCGCCTCCGGGCAGAGCACGGCGTTGCACGCGGTCAGAGTCTCTGTGAGCCCCGCCAGTGTCTCGCACATTCGCTGCCACGCCCCGGTTTCGTCGCCGTTCTCGATCGTCCTTGCCTTGGGCGAGCCCAGCACGAGCACCGGAGCGCCCACATCGCCGGCAAACTCGACCAAGGCTTTTAAGTAGTCCAGAGTCTTCTGACGAAGCGCAGTGTCTGTCGTGTGCAGGTGCAGGCCCGGCGGGGAGACCAAGAGCCAGTGCGCCCCGACGATCTCAAGGCCGTGGTCACTTGCGACACGCTTTATCTCGTTGCGTTGCGCCACGGAGATCTCACGAACATCGGGGGCAAAGGTAAAGGGGGCCAGCTCGACACCGTCGTAGCCTGTCTGAGAGAGAAACGCGCAGGTGCGCTCCCAGCTCCAGGGGTCGGTGGCTCCCAGCGGCGCAAAGGTCTCGTTGCAGATCGCAAATTTTTGTGCAGTCATGGGCGCATTTTATCGTAGCCGGTATAATTGCGACGTGCCCCACCCCGCAGAGAAAATTCGTTTGCTTCACTTCGCCGATGTCCACCTGGGTGTCGAGACCCACGGCAAGTTCAACCCCGAGACCGGCCTCAACACGCGCCTGGAAGATTTTAAAAACTCGCTGGATCAGGGCATCTCCCTCGCGCTGGAGGCAGACATTGACCTGGCGATCTTTGCGGGCGATGCCTACAAGGCGCGCGACCCCAGCCAGACCCACCAGAAGCTCTTTGCCGCGAGCCTGCGCCGCCTGACCGATGCCGGTGTCCCCGTGGTCATGCTGGTGGGCAACCACGATATCCCCAACACCCGCGGCCGCGCCCACGCGCTCGAGATCTACGACGTTCTCGGCGGTGCAGGCGTGCAGATTCTCTCCAGACCGGAGCTGATCCCGATCCAGACACGGCGCGGTGAGGTGCTGGTCGGGGGGATGCCCTATCTTCCCCGCGCCCGCGTGCTCACCCAGGACGAGACCAAGAACAAGACGGTCGAGGAGATCGCTCAGCTCATCCGCGATAAGTACATTGAGTACATTGCGAGCCTGGCGCACCAAGCCGCCGAGCACCCCGAGCACATCGCCCTGCTCACCGCGCACTTCACGGTCGCCGATGCACGGGTCGGGGTGCAGGGGGTCTTGCTCAACGCCGCCGAGCCGCAGGTGCCCGTGAGCGCGCTCGCCCTGCCCCAGTTCGACTATGTCGCTCTCGGCCATATCCACAAGCGCCAGGACTGCAACAGCCGCCGCCAGCCGCCCGTGGTCTACTGCGGCTCGATCGACCGGCTCGATTTCGGCGAAAAAGACGAAAACAAGGGGATCGTCCTAGCCGATATCTCCAAACAAAACGCTGAGTTTCGCTATGTCGATGTCGATGTCCGCACGTTTCTGGAGATCGCGATCGACGCCACCGATGCCGACGAGCCCACGGAGAAGATTCTTGCCGAGCTGGCCAAGCGCCCGCTCAAAGACGCCGTGGTGAAGCTGAGCTACAAGGTCCCCCGGGAGAAAGCGCCGCTGGTGCGTGAGGAAGAGCTACGAAAAGCCCTCTCCGAGGCGCATAGCGTGGTCGCCATCTCCCGCGACCTCCCCGGCCAGACCCTCACCACCCGCGCCGAGGGCCTCACCGAGCAGCTCACCCCCGAGCAGGCGCTGACGCTCTACCTAGACACCCGCCGCCCCGACCTCGCCCCCCTGCGCGAGGACTTCATGGCCGCCGCCCGCCGCCTGATGGACGACCTCCGACAGGAGGCACTAGCGTGAGAATACCTCTCCCCAACCCCTCACCTAAAGGCAAGGGGCTTCGAAAACCCCCTCCCTCTCCCCCCTTGCCTTTAGGTGAGGGGGGCCGGGGGGGAGAGGTGGCCCCATGATCCCCCTCAAGCTCCAGCTCGAAAACTTCATGTCCTACGGCAAGGGAGTCCCGCCCTTGCCGCTCAGCGACATGCGCCTCGCTTGCCTCTCCGGCGACAATGGCAACGGCAAGAGCGCGATCCTCGATGCGATCACCTGGGTGCTCTTTGGCGAGACACGCGCCCCCCGCGAAGACGATGTGATCCGCCTCGGGGCGCCTAGCTGCAGCGTCATGCTGGACTTCCAGCTCGGGGAGACCAAGTACCGGGTCACCAAGCGCCGCGACCGCAAGGGGACATCGCCGATCTGGAGCCTGGCGGCGTGGCAGGACGACGACACGCTGCGCAATATCAGCGACGGGCGCGAGACCAAGGGCAAGCTCGAAGGGCTGCTACGGCTCAACTACGAGATGTTTCTCGCCACGGCCTACCTGGCCCAAGGCCGCGCCGATATCTTTGCCCGCGCCAAGCCCACCGAGCGCAAGCAGATTGTCGCCGATATTCTGGACCTCTCGCGCTACGACGAGCTGGAAAAGCGTGCCCGTGAGACCCAGCGCGAGGCCCGTGAGCGCCGCAGTGCCGCCGAGAGCCAGCTCACCCTGATCGACGAGGAGCTCCAGGACAAAGATCGGATCGATGCGGAGCTGGAGTCCGCCGAGGCGCTCCTCGCCGATGCCGCCGCACAGCTCACCCAGCTCCAGCTCGCCCGAGACAGCGCCCATCTCGCGTTTGAGGAGTGCCAAAACAATGCGAACCTCGCACGGGACTGGGACGAGAAGCTGCGCGAGCTGGAGCAAGACCACGCGATCGCTCTGCGGGACTCCGAGGCGCTGCGAAAGCGTATCGCCGCCGCCGAGGCCATCTTGACACGTCGGCCAGAGATCGAGAAGCAAGAGCGCGAGGCCGCCGCGCTCGAGCAGCGCCTGAACGTACTCCAGAGCCAGGTCGACGAGGCCACGGCGCTCTACCGGGAGCGCGAGCAGCTCACCGAGCAGATCCAGCGCGCCCGCACCGAGCTGGACCGCGAGCTCTACCGGGTAACCCGCGAGGTGCAGGACCTCCACGAAGAGGCCAAGGAGCTGGAGCGCTACGAGGCCGAGAGATCCACCACGGAGGCCGAGATCGCCTCCTACGGCGACCCCGAGGCCAAGCGGAGAGACGCCGAGGCGGAGCGTGCCAAGGCCGATGAAGCGTTTACGGAGCTAAAAGCACAGCGCAACACCGCCAAGGCGGAGCAAGAGCGCCTGGAGAAGCGCCTCTCCGCCCTCACCGGGTCGGATTCGTCGCAGTGTGAGTTCTGCGGCCAGCCGCTCACCCCCAAGGCACGCCAGGCCGCGATTGTCGAGGCAGAGACGGCACTGGAGGCAAACGGCGAGTACCAGGCCCAGCTCGGCGCACAGGGCCGCGATGCCAAGCGCCTCGCCGATGAGTGGCGGGCCTTCTCCGAGCAAGCCCTCACCGACTCCCGCACGGTCGCGCAGCTGGTCAACCGCAACGCCCACGCCCAGCAGGAGGCACTTCGGATTCGGACGCGCCTTGAGCAGCTCCCCAATCGTGAGCGCCAGCGGGAGAAGCTCAGCCAGCAGCTGGAGTCCGGGGAGTTCGCCCGTGATGCGCAAGAGCGGGTGATGGCGCTCGCCGCCCACCTGGAGAAGCTGGAGCGCTCCCAAGAAGAGCTTCGCGCCCTGCGCCAGCAGGCCAGCACCTACCGTGAGCTCCCCCACGAGCGCGCTCGCCTCACGCAGGCTGAGGGAATTCTGCTGGAGGAGCCAGTGCGCCTGAGTGAGCTGGAGACACGCGCCCAGAGCCTCGCGACAAAGATAGAAAAAGCCCGCCCCCGTGTCGAGGAGATGCGCCAGCGCGCCGCCAACCTCCCCCTGCTCCGCCAGAGCCTCACGGAGGCCGAGGGCGCCCTGCGCTACCAGAACGACGCTACCAACCAAGCCCACACCCGAATCGGGCGCCTGAAAGCTGAGCGGGACCGCCTTCAAGCCCGGCTCACCGAGCGCACGAAGATCGAGTCCGACCGCGTGGCGGCCTCCCGCGACGAGCTTCTCTACGCGGAGCTGACCGCAGCGTTTGGGAAAAAAGGGGTTCAGGCGCTGATTATCGAGAACGCCCTCCCGGAGATTCAAGAGGAGACCAATCGTCTGCTGGGCCGCATGACCAGCGGCGCGATGCGGGTGACCTTCGAGACCCACCGCGAGGCTCGCACCAAGTCAGCCAGCCCCATCGAGACCCTCGACATCATTATCGAGGACGATCTGGGAACCCGTGCCTACGAGATGTACTCCGGCGGCGAGGCGTTTCGGGTGAATCTGGCGCTACGGGTCGCCCTCTCCAAGATGCTCGCACGGCGCGCCGGGGCACCGCTACAAACGCTCATCCTCGACGAAGGCTTTGGCACACAAGACCCCCGCGGCCGCGAAGCAATCGCCGATGCGCTTGAGGCAATCGCGGAGGAGTTTGAGCTGATCCTGGTAATCACCCATATCGAGGAGCTCAAGGACCGCTTCCCCACCCGGATCGAGATCACCAAAGGCCCCGATGGCTCACGCTTCTCGCTGAACTAGAACCAGCCCTTTTTCCGCTTGACATAGGTCTCGATAAACTCTTCATCGGACTTTGTCAAGTAGATAATGCCTTCGATAAACCCAATAATGGCAAAAATGGGCAGGGCCGCCCCACAGGTGAGGAGCGAGCCGAAGAGCATGATGAGCCCCTCGGTGGTGTAGCCGAGGATGAACTTGTGGACCCCCAGGCAGTTTAAGATAATCCCACAGATGCCGGCGGGGAGCTTATTCGCCGCCGTGAGTGTGCCGGCATTGTAGCTCTGGCTGGGAGGGGTGTAGGCCTGGGGACGCTGCTGCTGCGCCTGACCATAGCCACCTCCCAGATTGGGGGGAAGAGGAACGGTGGGTGCAACGCGCTGGGGCAGGCGTGTGCGGAGCTGGGGGTGCTCCGCGACTGTGAACTTGATTCCCGTCCCCGTGTCCGTAATCACGGTATCTGCGGTGAGGCGCCCCTCAGCAGTCCACTGCTCCAGGGTGTCGATCGTGTCGGCCTCGTAGGCCACGCCATCCAGGGTGACGGTGTAGATAGCCATGTTTTTCTCCGCCCTCACTATACCAGATCAAGACAAAAGCCCCTGCCTGGCAGCCGCCAGACAGGGGCTTTTAGCGGTGCTCCTACTGCCCGAAGGTAGAGAAGCTAGGAATCTCAAACTTGGGCGCGATGGTCTGGTAGAACAACTGGAACCCACTGGGGACGCGTACCAGTCCACCACCAAACGGTACCAAGCCAGCCTTGGGCCGCGAGCTCGTCCAGAACATCCAGAGCTTCCCGGGCTGTAGGGTCGGGTCGCCGTGGTAGTCGGGCACACGAGTACTTGGCATCGGTCGGAGCAGATCGAGCTGGGTCGGATCGTAGCTGTAGAGATCGACAAAGCTGTAGACCTGCGCCTCGTTGATGGTCTGCTGCATGGGCGCTTGCACCCCCATGGAGTAGTTATCCGAGGGCGCGAGCTCCTCTACCCAGTCGAGGCGGGTAAGTACCTGACGGGTGGTTGTGGTCGCTCCCTGTGCCGCGGTGTACTCTATCTGGACACCCAAGCCTTCGTAGAGCGAGTCCACGTAGATCCGTCCGGTGACAAAGTCTACCTCGTAGGGTACCGAGCCAATCCCAGGAATGACCACACCGCTTACCTGCGGAATCTGGTTGCCCTGGGCATCCCGTACAGAAAGTGCAATCGACTCCCGGGTGTTCAAGCGTCCCGCTGCGGGAATGCTCACAGAGCGCAGGTCCACCCCGATACGCCGTGCGGCGTAGTAGAGGCGGGCGGGGCGGTTAGGCTCCGCTCCCTTGCTCCACGTGAACCACTGCCGTCCCAGACCGGGTCGGGCAGCGGCGGGTGCCAGCGGAGCCCCCGCTTGCATCCAGCGGTAGACCTGTGCGTTGGGAACCGCAGGGGTCATCCGGTTATCGGTCGCGACGAAGACTCCCGAGTCGGAGGCGGCATCCGGGGTGAGCCGGTAGGTGGTGGGCTGGTAGCTCACCTCCACCGTATCCGTGGACTGAGGCTCATCGGCACCGCGGAAGCGGACCTCGCCCGTATCCGGATCGACATAGACGAACAGGACACTATTTCCACGCCGGATGACCTGTGCCCAGCGCCGGCTATTGGCATCGTAGTCCCAGGCATTGTCGAGTGTCTCGTAGCGCACAGTCCCATTGGACTGCCTCACCCGGACCCAGAGGTTCTCTACCGGGTTGGTCGTGTTCTGGGGGTTGTAGCGGACGTACCAAGCGATGTGCTTGGAGCGCCATACCAGATCACGCCCTACCTGCACCAGTCGCTCACCGCTCGCATGGGGAACCCCAATCTGCGGAAGCGCGGTCAGGGTTAGCCGTGCGAGTGGCCCCGCCCCAACCGTCCGGTAGCGTCCCATAAAGAGATCCGGGGTCTGGGTGTTGCGGAGGACACCCGTGTAGATCACGTCTACTACCGGAGTTGTCGAGCTCACCGTGGGAGTAAAGACTGACCCCGCATAGCTCCCCTGACTGTAGTCCGGAATCACAAGCCGTCGGATAACCGGGTTAGGCTCAGTGGCGGTGACTATTCCCGGAGGAACGGGCAACGCGACCTCGCCTGAGCCTCGGCGGCCCGTGACGATACTCGGCACCCCGTTGGGATCACCGACATAGGGGATGTAGTACAGCCCCAGCTTTCCAGGTGCTCCTCCGTAGAACGTCACAAAGCCCGTTCGAGTAGCACTATCGAAGGCGGCACGTGGGCCGTAGCGACGGATAGTCGGGTCGGGCTGGTAGTTGGCCAGGATCGTGCTCAAGAGCGATGTCGGTGTTCCGGTCGGGTTACCGTTGGCATCGAGCCTTGAGAAGAAGATCGTATCGGTTGGCAGCGCCCCCGCATTGAGCTGGGAGTTCACCCAGAACAGAGTCGCCTGGGTTGCCAGTGGATCGATCTGGAGCACCGAGGGATAGATGTTGCTATCGTCCGCACTCGCCGTGGGAAGAACCGTCGGCTGCGTGAACATCTGGGCATCATTTGCCTGCGGTGCCAGGATCGGCGAGCCCGGGGCAACCGCCTGGAACGAGCCCGTCGTGGGATCCCAGTTCATGTGACTGTGGAAGAGCCCAAACGGTGCGCCGACGGCGGTCGGGTCCGATCCCAGAGGCCGGCTGTTGCGGGAGAAGTAGACATTGAGCCGCCCGTTTGCGCCACGGTAGGCCGCCGGTGTCACCACGGAGAGCGGGCGATCCGGATTGTCCACCAAGGGCTTCGAGTCGATTCCATTGAGCAAGCCAGAGAAGATACCGTCGTAGCCAAAGAGGGCATAGTCGGCGATCTGACCGGTCAGCGGGGTCTCGGTGACGGTCACCTTGACATCCACCGCAGGGTTGGTGTGCGGCTGGAACTCCACCGCGGTCATCACACCACTGCCATTGATACCAAAGTTTCGTGCACGGAGGGTTCCTTCCGCACTCACCCCGGCGTTTACAGGCTGGATCGGTGCCAAGCCGGGTGGCTGGACGTTCTGGCCGTTATAGAGTGGCCCTGCAGGAGCAACCAGTGCCCCCCCACTGACCGAGGCATTACCTATAATCATGGGAGCACCGACATAGCCAACCAAGTTGGAGCCTGAGAGCGGATGTCCCGTGGGCAGGATCGTGTCGTGGTCCTCGTAGACTGCCAGCGACGGTGGCGCGGTCGCCGAGGCCGTCGTGACAGAGCGGTAGACTCCAACCGGCGTTCCAATCGGCACCGCAACTCCAAGCCCAGGCAGGGTGGCATCGGGCTGTGGCACGGTCGGCAGATCCGGCACCAAGACCGTATTGCTTGGCACGTCGGGCAGGCTCAACACCGAGGGAGTGGCGCTACCGACCGACGGCTTGTGTAGGGTATGCCGACCAGCCAGCCCCGCGTAGTAGCGCTGGTAGACAGTCTGGCCCGTGTCGGTCACCTGGGAGAGCCAGGAGGTCGGCAGGGTGGACTGGGTCTGCAGGTAGTTGTTGAACGCCGCATCGAACTGGCGATCCAGCGATGTCACCACCTGAGGCATCAGAGTCGCCGGTGTATAGGGCACATTGGCGGTCAGGCTGGGGTCGGCCCCGACTGCCTGGATGCCGTAGCGCGAGTCCACGGTCTCCGAGACGAGCCCGAAGTAGCCGAAGAACTTGACATCGCGAACATCCACATCGGTAAGGGTCTCCGTCTTCTGCGCAGCACGCAGGTTGTAGAGGTTGACGTTCCCGATATTCTGGATCGTCATCTTCTTGAAGAACTTATCGAAGGGTGCCCGGTCGTTCGGATCGGCAGGGTTGAGCCGCCCAATCGGGTCGGGCAGGAAGCCAGGGTTATTGGATGCCCCGGACTGGTAGCCCATGAGACCGTTCTGGATCCCAAAGCCAGCCGGCAGCGCCCCAAGATCAACCGGAGACTCGGTCGACCTCAGGCCCATGTCGACAGGAACTCCCGTCCAGACCTCGACGATTCGGAAAGGCTCACCGCTCTCCCAGCGTCCGTTGTAGTTGTTGTTGTTATTGCCACTTCCGAAGTCGACAAAGACCCTCAGGCGGGACGTGTAGCCAAACGGAGTGATGGCATAGTTTCCATCAAAGAGCCCACTGCCCGGGTTGTACTGGTGGAGATCACGGCTATTGAGACCACGTGGCAGCTGCGTGTTGCCATTGGTGATAAACGGCTGTGCACCATCTTCCCTACTCGGAGCCTCATAGGTCGAGGTCATGCTGTGGGTCGCCACCAGGTTTGCAGGCTGGTAGAGTGGCACACGAACACTGACCGTTGCCCCAAAGGTGGAGTAGTTGCCCGGCAGGAAGGGCAGGGTGGCAGCCTGTCCATTGGCAACATTGGCGAGCTGTCCACTGGGAAGCGAGACGGGCCCTTGAACGGCATCGGCTCCCGAGACCAGCACACTCACCGCCTGGCGGCCCTGCTGCGCTGTTGAGGCAGCAATGATGTCCGGGTAGTCCGGGCTGATATTGCCCAGGGAGACAATATTTCCGGTCGTGCGGCGACGCCAAGGCTGCGCCTGAGCGACATCTTGCTCCCAGGGTAGCGGGTTGATTCGGCCATCCCCACGCATCCCCACCGGCGTGATCGCCGGGTTGGAGGTGGGATCGGTATCCGCATTGGGAATCCGACCCGGCCACC
This genomic interval from Armatimonas rosea contains the following:
- a CDS encoding AAA family ATPase, with product MIPLKLQLENFMSYGKGVPPLPLSDMRLACLSGDNGNGKSAILDAITWVLFGETRAPREDDVIRLGAPSCSVMLDFQLGETKYRVTKRRDRKGTSPIWSLAAWQDDDTLRNISDGRETKGKLEGLLRLNYEMFLATAYLAQGRADIFARAKPTERKQIVADILDLSRYDELEKRARETQREARERRSAAESQLTLIDEELQDKDRIDAELESAEALLADAAAQLTQLQLARDSAHLAFEECQNNANLARDWDEKLRELEQDHAIALRDSEALRKRIAAAEAILTRRPEIEKQEREAAALEQRLNVLQSQVDEATALYREREQLTEQIQRARTELDRELYRVTREVQDLHEEAKELERYEAERSTTEAEIASYGDPEAKRRDAEAERAKADEAFTELKAQRNTAKAEQERLEKRLSALTGSDSSQCEFCGQPLTPKARQAAIVEAETALEANGEYQAQLGAQGRDAKRLADEWRAFSEQALTDSRTVAQLVNRNAHAQQEALRIRTRLEQLPNRERQREKLSQQLESGEFARDAQERVMALAAHLEKLERSQEELRALRQQASTYRELPHERARLTQAEGILLEEPVRLSELETRAQSLATKIEKARPRVEEMRQRAANLPLLRQSLTEAEGALRYQNDATNQAHTRIGRLKAERDRLQARLTERTKIESDRVAASRDELLYAELTAAFGKKGVQALIIENALPEIQEETNRLLGRMTSGAMRVTFETHREARTKSASPIETLDIIIEDDLGTRAYEMYSGGEAFRVNLALRVALSKMLARRAGAPLQTLILDEGFGTQDPRGREAIADALEAIAEEFELILVITHIEELKDRFPTRIEITKGPDGSRFSLN
- a CDS encoding sugar phosphate isomerase/epimerase family protein, which gives rise to MTAQKFAICNETFAPLGATDPWSWERTCAFLSQTGYDGVELAPFTFAPDVREISVAQRNEIKRVASDHGLEIVGAHWLLVSPPGLHLHTTDTALRQKTLDYLKALVEFAGDVGAPVLVLGSPKARTIENGDETGAWQRMCETLAGLTETLTACNAVLCPEALPRPEADFLLTQSDAWRMVEEINHPAIRMMLDVKSMCSEGPDAPAALCRQFGARTVHVHANDANRRGPGFGEIDFVPIAAALKEVHFAGYVSVEVFDYSPDPETIARESLTYLKACWERDDEGPR
- a CDS encoding L-threonylcarbamoyladenylate synthase; protein product: MSARIALPEPAALAEAAERLRAGELVAFPTETVYGLGANALDAVAVAKIYTAKGRPATNPLIVHVASVAQAKTLVKTWPALADELAAAHWPGPLTLVLERANHVPDSVTAGGPTVGIRIPSHPVALELLRLAGVPVAAPSANRSEEISPTRAQHVADSLGAFVDDLLILDGGACDVGIESTVLDVTCEPPRVLRPGMCLPPLAPLVTPSGSAKGDVARSPGQMLRHYAPKKPTLVLGFGEKYTQVEGDAWLTLPATPEAAAQALYVELRRLDSDPHVARIVLPVVPDSPEWDAIRDRLRRAATPRHE
- a CDS encoding TM2 domain-containing protein, which encodes MGGGYGQAQQQRPQAYTPPSQSYNAGTLTAANKLPAGICGIILNCLGVHKFILGYTTEGLIMLFGSLLTCGAALPIFAIIGFIEGIIYLTKSDEEFIETYVKRKKGWF
- a CDS encoding exonuclease subunit SbcD; the encoded protein is MPHPAEKIRLLHFADVHLGVETHGKFNPETGLNTRLEDFKNSLDQGISLALEADIDLAIFAGDAYKARDPSQTHQKLFAASLRRLTDAGVPVVMLVGNHDIPNTRGRAHALEIYDVLGGAGVQILSRPELIPIQTRRGEVLVGGMPYLPRARVLTQDETKNKTVEEIAQLIRDKYIEYIASLAHQAAEHPEHIALLTAHFTVADARVGVQGVLLNAAEPQVPVSALALPQFDYVALGHIHKRQDCNSRRQPPVVYCGSIDRLDFGEKDENKGIVLADISKQNAEFRYVDVDVRTFLEIAIDATDADEPTEKILAELAKRPLKDAVVKLSYKVPREKAPLVREEELRKALSEAHSVVAISRDLPGQTLTTRAEGLTEQLTPEQALTLYLDTRRPDLAPLREDFMAAARRLMDDLRQEALA